In one window of Camelina sativa cultivar DH55 chromosome 15, Cs, whole genome shotgun sequence DNA:
- the LOC104745197 gene encoding probable calcium-binding protein CML36, protein MKLAKLNPKRFFIRSKDRSTVSKSPTSSFGSASSSSGQDCIIINKSCNGGEGGGSVTPTSILPEVSCNPSPPPYSYVEILQAFKLIDRDNDGAISRHDLESLLTRLGPDPLTEDEINVMIKEVGCEEGDDGTIRLEELASRVVLSLDPSRDSAEMKETFEFFDADRDGLISAEELLRVFSTIGDERCTLDDCKRMIADVDEDGDGFVCFTEFSRMMMDLQR, encoded by the coding sequence ATGAAACTCGCCAAACTTAATCCAAAACGTTTCTTCATCAGATCCAAAGACCGTTCCACAGTTTCCAAATCCCCCACTTCTTCCTTCGGAtctgcttcctcttcttccggCCAAGactgtattattattaacaaatcCTGTAACGGAGGAGAAGGAGGCGGTTCCGTTACGCCTACTAGCATTCTCCCTGAGGTTTCTTGCaacccttctcctcctccttacTCATACGTCGAGATCCTCCAAGCGTTTAAGCTGATCGACAGAGACAACGATGGAGCCATCTCTAGACACGATCTTGAGTCGTTGCTTACCCGTCTCGGTCCTGATCCATTGACGGAGGATGAGATCAACGTTATGATCAAAGAAGTTGGTTGCGAGGAGGGAGACGACGGTACCATCCGTTTAGAAGAGCTTGCGAGCCGTGTAGTACTCTCTTTGGATCCGTCTCGTGACTCTGCTGAGATGAAGGAGACGTTCGAGTTCTTTGACGCGGATCGTGACGGTTTGATCTCAGCTGAGGAGCTTCTTAGAGTCTTTTCGACTATAGGAGATGAGCGGTGCACGTTAGATGATTGTAAGCGTATGATAGCTGATGTTGACGAGGACGGTGACGGTTTCGTTTGCTTCACTGAGTTCTCACGAATGATGATGGATCTTCAGcgttga
- the LOC104745198 gene encoding defensin-like protein 311 → MEKISAFFIILFLVSSCMVSMSVGDICKTDRDCVEIGFPRCKNTGKMPTCYNGYCSCFAPPRRFSPPPPPPPPPHSSTPNSPSSSTSKF, encoded by the exons atggaGAAAATTTCAGCATTCTTCATCATTCTCTTCCTTGTCTCGTCGT GCATGGTGTCAATGAGTGTTGGAGATATATGTAAAACGGACAGAGATTGTGTGGAGATTGGGTTTCCAAGATGTAAGAACACTGGAAAGATGCCAACTTGTTACAACGGATATTGCAGCTGTTTCGCTCCTCCAAGGCgtttttctcctcctcctccccctcctcctcctcctcactcTTCTACTCCAaactctccttcttcatcaacctCCAAATTCTGA
- the LOC104748099 gene encoding kinesin-like protein KIN-7O, with translation MERIHVSVRARPLSSEDAKTSPWKISSNSIFMPNHSSPTFDFDRIFREDCKTVEVYEARTKAIVSAAVCGFNGTVFAYGQTNSGKTHTMRGSPIEPGVIPLAVHDLFDTIYQDTSREFLLRMSYLEIYNEDINDLLAPEHRKLQIHENLEKGIFVAGLREEIVASPQQVLEMMEFGESHRHIGETNMNLVSSRSHTIFRMIIESRQKMQDEGAGNACDAVRVSVLNLVDLAGSERAAKTGAEGVRLKEGSHINKSLMTLGTVIKKLSEGVENQGGHVPYRDSKLTRILQPALGGNANTAIICNITLAPIHADETKSSLQFASRALRVTNCAHVNEILTDAALLKRQKKEIEELRSKLKTSHSDHSEEEILNLRNTLLKSELERERIALELEEEKKAQAQRERVLQEQAKKIKNLSSMVLLSNRDEKREQDHFKKGKRRDTWCISKVSRDSPSEVQSNVLSRGSSLEPARSDRETGPLLPFSELINEPLHNINEEDEDSINETLEAPALPDPCALVNVTSRKKPSIKQKSHVVVENESDRIQREYEDLLLQYETERIISEIQIEFLKAKLGEEVISGDRKCKQLEVVGNVHVDEHVVNLRDPESILLIKQLQEKINILELEKSSSNQSLDDLAMEKLAEIEEEIHAAREETQVAREQLVSKESEVSHVLNENLKSLVNVATEVEVLVSEFQKSKASVETISSVMDEGLQDFASFSSLIHDFTSFMHQSFEQHASQISSYQNVQSFLKQKVLDVENEKLLLQEQCSGLQIQIEELNQEAQKHETSLMLVQRWICKVEISDLINRTKSLCHYRISFYWLNFGQALHEHIFLSFRIIFSVENHISVLFGGHNFCLSEMLVLILLHIYQEDFRQLEVLAFEMETTIASLEEELVAERGEKEEALCRNDGLDSEITALTEKLEHSNTQLEDLQKDVTELKTRLEGSSSDRQHLETSVKQLLEEKEELAMHLANSLLEMEEEKAIWSSKEKSLTEATEEKIRLYNIQIESLSKEMSEAKKQLESCRLECVTLADRLRCSEENAKLEKECSMEKSLEIDRLSDELRSVDAVSKQSQEVLNSDIDTLKSEVQSASEMSDTLRRELNYATSERQGLLSRIEELSKELASSNCSQIENAKNPMEELTPRTSSQEANPFKDAAAENKEKAKLKMRLRGTQARLDAICLRHKQSVQEIELMNRKFEEASTKLKEKLASKALEVVDLKKQLSASSRTKR, from the exons ATGGAGAGAATCCATGTCTCAGTCAGAGCGCGGCCGCTTTCGTCTGAGGACGCGAAGACTAGTCCTTGGAAGATCTCTTCCAACTCAATTTTCATGCCCAATCATTCTTCTCCCACTTTCGATTTCG ATCGGATTTTTAGAGAAGATTGTAAAACCGTCGAAGTGTATGAGGCACGGACGAAGGCGATTGTTTCTGCCGCCGTTTGTGGATTTAACG GAACCGTGTTTGCTTACGGTCAAACTAATAGTGGCAAGACACATACAATGCGAGGCTCCCCAATTGAACCTGGGGTCATCCCTCTCGCTGTACATGATTTGTTTGACACTATATATCAG GATACAAGCAGAGAGTTTCTGTTGCGTATGTCGTACCTGGAGATTTATAACGAAGATATAAACGATTTGTTGGCTCCTGAACATCGAAAACTACAGATTCATGAAAATTTGGAG AAAGGAATATTTGTTGCTGGACTACGAGAAGAGATTGTCGCTTCCCCTCAACAAGTCCTTGAAATGATGGAATTTGGAGAAT CTCATCGGCATATTGGAGAGACAAATATGAATCTTGTCAGTAGTAGATCGCATACTATTTTCCGCATG ATTATTGAAAGTAGACAGAAGATGCAAGATGAAGGTGCTGGAAATGCATGTGATGCAGTCCGTGTTTCTGTACTG AATTTGGTGGATCTAGCTGGTTCAGAACGGGCTGCAAAAACCGGTGCAGAGGGTGTTAGGCTGAAGGAAGGCTCACATATAAATAAAAGCTTGATGACACTCGGGACGGTTATTAAAAAATTGAGTGAAGGAGTAGAAAATCAAGG TGGTCATGTTCCGTACCGGGACAGCAAGCTTACAAGAATCTTGCAGCCTGCTTTAGGTGGAAATGCAAATACAGCTATTATATGCAACATAACACTTGCACCG ATTCATGCAGATGAAACCAAGAGTAGTCTTCAATTTGCTAGCCGAGCACTGCGTGTCACTAACTGTGCCCATGTCAATGAG ATATTGACTGATGCTGCTCTACTAAAGCGCCAAAAGAAGGAGATAGAGGAGCTCAGGTCCAAACTAAAG ACTTCTCACTCTGACCATTCAGAAGAAGAAATTCTTAACTTGCGCAATACCTTGTTGAAG TCTGAATTAGAGAGAGAACGGATAGCACTTGAGttagaagaggagaagaaggcaCAAGCTCAGAGGGAAAGAGTTTTGCAGgagcaagcaaaaaaaattaagaacttgAGTTCAATGGTTCTCCTTTCGAATAGAGATGAGAAGCGTGAGCAGGATCACTTTAAGAAG GGAAAGAGGAGGGATACATGGTGTATTAGTAAGGTTTCACGAGACTCCCCATCAGAG GTCCAGTCTAATGTTTTGTCAAGGGGGTCCTCTCTTGAACCTGCAAGATCAGATCGTGAGACTGGTCCACTACTTCCATTTTCGGAACTGATAAATGAACCTTTACATAACAttaacgaagaagacgaagatagTATCAATGAAACCCTTGAAGCTCCTGCACTTCCAGATCCATGTGCTTTAGTGAATGTCACAAGCAGAAAGAAGCCATCAATCAAGCAGAAAAGTCATGTAGTG GTTGAAAACGAGTCAGATAGAATTCAAAGGGAATATGAGGATCTCCTCTTGCAATACGAAACCGAG AGAATCATCAGCGAAATACAAATTGAGTTTCTTAAGGCGAAGTTGGGTGAAGAAGTTATATCTGGTGAtagaaaatgcaagcaattagaAGTCGTTGGCAACGTGCATGTGGATGAACATGTTGTAAACTTAAGAGATCCAGAATCTATTCTTCTCATTAAGCAACTCCAAGAGAAG ATAAAcattctggagttggagaaatcTTCAAGCAACCAGAGTCTTGATGATCTCGCCATGGAAAAACTTGCTGAG ATTGAAGAGGAGATTCATGCTGCTAGAGAAGAGACCCAGGTGGCTCGTGAACAACTTGTGTCCAAGGAGTCTGAAGTTTCTCATGTGCTTAAT GAGAATCTTAAATCTTTGGTCAATGTAGCAACAGAAGTTGAAGTCTTAGTGTCTGAATTTCAAAAATCTAAAGCGTCAGTGGAAACCATATCTTCAGTTATGGATGAGGGTCTCCAAGATTTTGCttcattctcttctttgatACAT GATTTCACATCGTTTATGCACCAAAGTTTTGAGCAACATGCTTCACAAATCAGCAGCTACCAGAATGTCCAATCTTTTCTGAAACAAAAAGTTCTTGATGTTGAGAATGAGAAG CTTCTTTTGCAAGAGCAGTGTTCTGGTCTGCAGATCCAGATAGAAGAACTTAATCAGGAAGCTCAAAAGCATGAAACGTCCTTAATG CTTGTCCAACGTTGGATATGCAAAGTCGAAATATCAGATTTAATAAACCGTACGAAATCATTATGTCATTATAGAATCTCTTTCTATTGGCTGAATTTTGGACAAGCATTGCATGAGCATATATTTCTATCTTTTCGTATAATTTTCTCCGTGGAGAACCATATCAGTGTTCTTTTTGGTGGACATAACTTCTGCTTAAGTGAAATGCTCGTTCTCATCCTACTTCACATTTATCAGGAAGACTTTAGACAGCTTGAGGTCCTTGCTTTTGAAATGGAAACAACAATTGCTTCCCTGGAGGAGGAGCTGGTTGCTGAACGTGGAGAGAAAGAGGAGGCACTATGTCGAAATGACGGTTTAGATTCAGAAATTACAGCTCTGACAGAGAAACTGGAGCACTCAAATACCCAATTAGAAGATCTGCAAAAAGATGTCACAGAGCTT AAAACGAGACTTGAAGGTTCATCTTCTGATCGGCAACATCTAGAAACCAGTGTTAAACAGTTGcttgaagaaaaggaagagcTAGCAATG CACCTGGCAAACTCGCTTTTGGaaatggaggaggagaaagcAATATGGAGCTCGAAAGAAAAATCTTTGACAGAGGCGACGGAGGAAAAGATcagattatataatatacaaattgAGTCACTCTCTAAAGAAATGTCAGAG GCAAAGAAGCAGCTGGAATCTTGTCGACTTGAATGTGTTACTCTTGCTGATAGACTTAGATGTTCTGAGGAGAATGCAAAGCTGGAAAAAGAATGCAG CATGGAGAAGTCTCTAGAGATTGATAGATTGAGTGATGAACTTCGATCAGTTGATGCTGTGAGTAAGCAATCTCAAGAG GTTCTCAATTCTGATATCGACACTCTAAAGTCTGAAGTTCAAAGTGCTTCCGAGATGTCTGATACACTTCGGAGAGAGCTGAATTATGCCACAAGTGAGCGCCAGGGTTTGTTATCTCGCATAGAGGAGTTGAGTAAGGAACTGGCTTCATCAAATTGTTCGCAG ATTGAAAATGCAAAAAATCCAATGGAAGAACTGACTCCCAGAACCTCAAGCCAAGAAGCCAATCCGTTTAAG GATGCAGCTGCAGAAAACAAGGAGAAGGCAAAGCTAAAAATGAGACTCAGAGGGACGCAAGCACGCTTAGATGCAATATGTCTAAGGCACAAACAGTCTGTGCAAGAAATAGAACTTATGAACAGGAAGTTCGAGGAAGCATCTACAAAGCTAAAGGAGAAGTTAGCATCAAAAGCACTCGAAGTGGTCGACCTCAAGAAGCAACTCTCTGCTTCTTCAAGAACAAAGCGATGA